AGGTGGTAAGCAGCGCCCTCATGGGATTCCTTCTCAGGGAGCGCAGGGCTGTCTTCACTGTTCTATAGATGGTCACGGCATGCCTCCCCTAACTGGATCCATGGAACTCATGAGCCACAGGTGGCTCTTTTTGAATGCGTCCGTCGTGGATGTGAATTATGCGCCTGGCGTGTCCTGCCACATGTGGATCGTGGGTCACCAGCACCACCGTGACCCCTTCTTGCCTGTTCAGCTCCTCAAAGAGGCTCAGCACCTCTTCGCTGGTGGCAGAATCCAGATTTCCTGTGGGCTCATCGGCCAGAAGAAGTGGAGGTCTGTTTACGAGAGCCCGGGCTATGGCCACTCTTTGCTGTTGGCCTCCCGAGAGTTGAGATGGCTCATGATGCAGTCTCTGTGCCAGCCCCACCCTGGCCAACACCTCCCTGGCCCTCCTCCTGGCCTCGCGCTCCGAGAGCTGACCCGCTGTATATGATAGGGGCATGGCCACATTATCCAGGGCGCTGGTGCGGGGAAGAAGATTGAAATTCTGGAACACGAATCCTATTTTTTTGTTCCTCACCATGGCCCTTTGGTCCGCGGTCATACTGGATACCTCCTCGCCGTCCAGCCAGTAACGGCCGCTTGTGGGCCTGTCCAGGCAACCAAGGATGTTCATGAGGGTTGTCTTGCCAGAGCCCGAAGCCCCCATTATGGCTGCAAACTCCCCCCTGGCCACCTCCAGTGACACATCCCTTAGCACCTGCACTTCCACCTCTCCCATGCGATAGTTCTTGCACACCGATACGAGTCTGATGAGAGGCCCCCCTTGCTCCTGGCTTTCCAAGTTCTCCCTCCTGCTCAGCGCATGCCTCTGCCAGCTCCCGGCGTCACTTGAGGAGTGAAGGGAGTCACGCTGCCGGCTGCTTGCCTGGGGGCTGCCTGCTGCCCCACCACCACCTCCAGACCCTCCTTGAGGTTTTCTCCCTGAACCTCGGTGCGCAACCCATCACTCAGGCCAACCAAGACCCTCAGGGGCTGCAACTTGGAACCATCCCCCACCACCCAGAGAATCCCTTGGTTGGGACCCGATACCTGCACAGGCTTGCCTCCGGTGTCAGATCCAGCCCTCCTGCTCTCCCTGGATGAGTCTGCTCTGGAGTACTGGCCTGGCTGGGGTCTCCATTTGAGGGCCGAGTTGGGCACCAGCAATACGCCCTTTTTCTCCTCCAGATGGAAACTCACATTGGCAGATAGGTAGGGTAAAAGCTTACCGCTGGAGTTGTCCGTCAACACCTCCACGGTGTACGTCACCACGTTCTGGGTCATGGAAGCATTCAGACGTATTTTTCCCACCTCTCCCCTGAAGGTCTCTCCGGGAAAAGCATCCACGGTGAAGCTCACAGGCTGCCCCGGTCTTATCCTGCCTATGTCCGCCTCGTTCACGGCCACCCAAACCTGCATTCGTCTGAGATCCTTGGCTATGAGAAAAAGGCTTGGAGCGTTGAGGCTGGCCACCACTGTCTGTCCTATGTTCACCCTGCGATCTATTATCACGCCCTTCACAGGTGAACGGATGGTGCAGTAACTTAGGTTTCTCCTGGCCCTCTGTAAGGTGGCCTCTGCCTGGGCCACCCCGGCCCTGGCCTGGGCTACTGCAGCCTTGCCCACAGCCAGGTTGGCTGCTGCCACCTCATAAGCCGATTGGTAAGAGTCATAGCTGGCCTGGGAAAGAGCCTCGGATGGCCCCAGCCTCTGAGCTCGCTTCCAATCCCTCTCGGCTTGCTGGAGTTTGGCCTTCAACTGCTCCAGATCGGCCTCGGCCTTCTGAAGCGAGGCCCTCGCAGACTGTAGCTGAGCCTCAGCCTGTGCCACCTCGGCTGCATACAGGGAGTCGTCTATGCGGGCCAGGACAGTACCCTCCTCCACCAGGGAGCCATAGTCCACGGGCCTGCCAGCAGAGTCTGTCCCGAAAGAGACTATCTGACCAGCCACCTGGGCACCCACGTCCACCACCTCCTCTGGTTCCACAGTGCCGGTGGCGCTGATGGTGACCATGATGTCTCCCTTCTCCACCTTGGCTGTCCTGAAGGAGGCCGCATCAGGCTTGGTCTCCTGACCCCTGAGATATACCCATCCTCCCAAGCCAAGACCAAGGAGGAAAAGCGCTCCCATGCCCATCTTTGTGATTCTTCTCATTGCGAAATCCTCTTTGGGGCCTCAAAAATCTTCACTTTCTTCCCATAAAGCAAGGGCGATGCCAGAGAACTCCTGAGTTGCAACCTGCTCCTGCCCCCAGAAGGAAGAGCCTTGGCTCTGAGCCCATACGCAAGGCCCCTTCTCTCCCAGGGCTGGCCTGTTGGAAATCCCTTGAGCAGTCCACCCGCCTCGACAATTTTGGCGCCATTTCGACACAAACGTCGAGAGGGAGGTCTCTTATCCTGAGTGTCTGGGACTGTCCAGCCTTCCTATGACCAAGAAGGCTGCCATGCCTCCAATCCCCAGGGAGCAGAAGGCCCAGCCCCAGGTCTCATAGGGGATCTGGCCCTGGGGATTTGTCAGGTCCAGTACGGCTCCGAAGACAAGGGGGGCCACCGCTCCTGCACCAAAGCCCAGCAGTGAGCGAAGTCCCAGTGCTGCTCCAAGATAAGAGGGTCTCACGCTCTCGGTGAGGGCTGCTGATAGCACCGGAGAGTCCCCGAGGGAGGAAAATGCGTACAAGCCTCCCAACGCCATCACCATTGCCAGGGGCAACCCCACGGTCCAGCCAAAGCAAAAGGAACAGGCTGCGCTCACCCCGGCCATGGCCAGCATGACCTGCTTTCTACCCAATCTGTCCGAGAGGGCTCCCATGGAAAAGGAGGCCACAAGCCCCATGATGTGAAAAAGCGAGGTCACCCTGGCACCTGAGCCTGCGGCCGTCATCTCCTCTGCCCCACCAACGGCCAGGCAGGCTGCCAGAAATGCCGGGGTCCAGGACCACATTCCCTGCAATTCCCAGTTGTGAAAAGTATAACCCCAAATCAGGAGCATGGCACGCCTGTTGCGTAGAACCTCCCTGGTGAATCTATCTCCTTGCTGGCGGCCGGCAGCCTCAACACTTGTTTTTCTCAAGGTGAGAAGTGCCATGGCCCAGCCCACCAGAGGACCAGAGCATGTCACCAGAAAAGAAAGTCTGTAACCACCCAGGGGAATCAAAAGACCGCTCAAAGCCAGCGACAGGGCGTATCCGCAAGAGGTGCTTGCTATGAAGGCCCCCACCGCCATCCCTCTACTGCTGGGGGCGAACTGATCCGCTATGATCATGACCCCGGTGGTGTAGCTCCCGCCCAGGGCCAGGCCCACGATGGTATAAAGCAATAGCGCAGAGTAAAAACCCCCTGCCAAGATGGCGAAACCCAGGGCGCAGATGCCTCCAGCAAGGAGAGACAAAAGGTAAACTTTCTTGGGACTCACCCTGTCCGCCAGGCTGGAGCATGCCACAAGCGAGACCGCATAACCGATCTGAAAGCCGCTGGATACGGCGCCTGCCTGGGCTCCGGACATTCCCCACTCCCTCTGGAGTAGGGGTATGGCTGCAGGGTAGCTCATAAAGACAAGACCGTTGAACACGCGCGAGACGCAAATCCCTGCCAGCCAAAGATCAAACCCTGTTCTGTGGCCACCAGCCATGGCAGCTTATCCCCCCATGGAAACAGCCCAGGCTTTTGCGCCTGAGGACTATCGCAGGCTCAAAGCCTATCATGCCAAGGCCAAATTTGCCCAGAGGCAAGCTTCCAAACAGGGCACAGTCAATGATCTTGTGTGGACAAAAGGAGCCCCCTTAGGAGCTTGGGCCCGGATCCTGGTGGGAGATGAGCTCCTTGGGCATTCATCTGACCCATGCGGGTCCTGAATCATGACCTGAGGGCATGTTCTTAGCCTCAGATCCCATGTGCCAGGGGTGTGAGGCCGGCTTCTTCACCCATCCTGGGAAAGACTGCGGCCTGGGCAAGAGCTCCAGCTTCCCGTGCTCATTGGGCTCCCAGCTCCTTGAGCCTGCCTGGCACCCCCCAGGAGATGAGCAGTTCACTGACACATGGAGGCACCATGTGTTGCCATGGCTTCCCCATGGCCATGCGCTTTCTCACATCAGTTGCGCTCAGGCCTTTCTGGCTGGGCTCTCTGACCCAAAGGATCTGTGTTCTGAGGCCGAGCGCCTGGAATTTCTCCAGCTTTCTCCTTCCCCAATCGTCATATATGGTGAGGAAGAAAACAGCATCCAATGGCACATAGTACCTGTAGAGCTGGGGCAGGTTGACGGGAAATGGAACCACGGAAAACTCCTCGTGAGAGATACCTGCCTCGGTCAAACTTCTTTTTACAAGCACATAGCGCTCAAAGTACGTAAGGGGGTTGGCCTGCGGTTTGCTTCTGTTGGGGTCGGCTGGATCATCTCTGGTGAGAAAAGGATCCGGATTTGTTATGCCCACCACCAGATGGCCGCAATGTTTCTTGCCGGTCAGAAGGTACCTCAGGTGATCGTTGTGGAGCACCTGAAATCTGCCGTGGATCACACCGATCTCATTCATGGGCCTTATCCTCTGTGCATTGCCTGTAAGCCCGCAATATCCTCCCAAGCACGAGGCCATTGGTGTGCAGAGCCAGATAGATCATGGCCACAGCCGGCGCCTCGGCCCAAAAGGCACCGGCTAGCCCGCAAAGGGCAATGACAGAGTTCCTCGTCCCCTTGCTTGCCAGGGTGGGTTTGCCCATGGAGAGGCCAAGCACCTCGGCCCTGGCCGTGGTGTAGCTTACCAACCCCGTGCCAGCCAGCGCCATAAATCCCATGGTGAGCCAGGCCCACAGGGGCAGGAAAAGGGAAAGACGGACCAGATACACGGTCAGGCCCATGACAATGGCCCCGTCTGCATAACGATCCATGATGGAATCCAAAAATGCCCCTGCCCGGCTCTCCCTTTTTGTCAGCCTGGCATATTGGCCGTCCACCCCATCCAAGACCTGGGAGGTCAAGGTGAGCACCCCGGCCAGCCAGGCCATCCCCAGTGCAAAGCAAGCCCCTGCTGCCACGCCCAGGAGCGACCCCGCCAGGGTGATCATCCACGGCCTGACCCACGGGATGAGCTGGATCCGCTGGGTCAGATGTGAGCTCAGGTGAAGCTTGATCCACCTGAGCACGAAACGGTCCGTGGGCTTTGTCTGCCAGGAGGTGGTCATCTGGGTCAGGAATCCCTTTTTTTGAGACCGTCTCTAGTTTAGCAATGGGCCTGCTATCCAGCAATGCGTGCCAAGCCAAGAAGGTTTGTGGCTACCCAACTCACACTGCTGCCCCCTTTTTATATCCCAACTCTGGCACTTCCTGGCAGGGTGGGTTTGGTGAGGGCTTCATTTCTCTGTACCGGGCATTCAAGGTTTTTCCCTTTGGCTGGTGCCAGGCACCATATCTTGAGAAACTACAATGCTGGTTTAATGATATTGAGATGTTGCATGAGCATTGGTGCCAGGCACCAGGTATTTAAAAGGGGTATCGCCCAAACCAAATGTACAAGATAATTACACCGGGTGGGGCTGAGTGGTATCCGCCAAAAGGAAGGTGCTGGAAAAATGTAGAGGAAGTCTATCTCCAGCTTGTTAGGGAAGGCAGAATGTGGTTTGGCCAAGATGGCATGGGTATACCGAGGGGGAAAGCCTATTTATCAGAGTATCAGGATAATGCGGTATGGTCTGGTCATGGTGGACAAACAAGGAAGTGGGTCATAACCAAGAGGCACGGAAGGAGGTAATTGCGCTTTTCGGGGATCCTCACGCACTCATGACTTCTAAGCCTGAAAGGCTAATAAAGCGGATAGTCCTTACAGGTTCTGAGAGCAGATCAATCGTCTTCGACTATTTCTCCGGCTGTGGCACTACGGGCCATGCGTTGATCAACCTCAACCGCCAGGGAGGCGCTATCTGGTCTATGGCGGCCTCAGGCGCGAGGGTCAGCACGTCTTGGTTATCTAGGGCGAAACCGCGGGCTGGATGGAGGCACTCTACCAGGGCGACCGCGACTTTGTGGCCGAACACAAACTCACTGAAGGCGCGGACTTGATCTACGTCAACGGCGATTCTTTCATCCCCGGCGCGCGAGCGCTGGAGAGCGTGTTCAAGGCAAAAATGTTTGCGGAGGCTTTATGAGTACGTCCGTAAAAATCCCCATCCCTCACCAGGCCATTGCAGACTTTTGCCGCCGTTGGGGTATCGTGGAACTCTCCCTGTTCGGTTCCGTGCTGCGGGAGGATTTTCGACCCGATAGCGACGTGGATGTGCTGGTTTGCTTTGCGCCAAATGTGTCCTGGGGATTTCAGGAGTGGCTCCAAATGGCCCAGGAACTAGAGCAAATCCTGGGCCGCAAAGTGGACCTAGTGGAACGCCGCCAGGTCGAACAGAGCAAGAACTACATTCGCCGCAAACACATCCTGGACCATTTGGAGACGGTCTATGTGGCGTGACGCAGCTTACCTCCTGGATATGCTGATCGC
The sequence above is drawn from the bacterium genome and encodes:
- a CDS encoding CDP-alcohol phosphatidyltransferase family protein — protein: MTTSWQTKPTDRFVLRWIKLHLSSHLTQRIQLIPWVRPWMITLAGSLLGVAAGACFALGMAWLAGVLTLTSQVLDGVDGQYARLTKRESRAGAFLDSIMDRYADGAIVMGLTVYLVRLSLFLPLWAWLTMGFMALAGTGLVSYTTARAEVLGLSMGKPTLASKGTRNSVIALCGLAGAFWAEAPAVAMIYLALHTNGLVLGRILRAYRQCTEDKAHE
- a CDS encoding MFS transporter; its protein translation is MAGGHRTGFDLWLAGICVSRVFNGLVFMSYPAAIPLLQREWGMSGAQAGAVSSGFQIGYAVSLVACSSLADRVSPKKVYLLSLLAGGICALGFAILAGGFYSALLLYTIVGLALGGSYTTGVMIIADQFAPSSRGMAVGAFIASTSCGYALSLALSGLLIPLGGYRLSFLVTCSGPLVGWAMALLTLRKTSVEAAGRQQGDRFTREVLRNRRAMLLIWGYTFHNWELQGMWSWTPAFLAACLAVGGAEEMTAAGSGARVTSLFHIMGLVASFSMGALSDRLGRKQVMLAMAGVSAACSFCFGWTVGLPLAMVMALGGLYAFSSLGDSPVLSAALTESVRPSYLGAALGLRSLLGFGAGAVAPLVFGAVLDLTNPQGQIPYETWGWAFCSLGIGGMAAFLVIGRLDSPRHSG
- a CDS encoding ABC transporter ATP-binding protein, with the translated sequence MGEVEVQVLRDVSLEVARGEFAAIMGASGSGKTTLMNILGCLDRPTSGRYWLDGEEVSSMTADQRAMVRNKKIGFVFQNFNLLPRTSALDNVAMPLSYTAGQLSEREARRRAREVLARVGLAQRLHHEPSQLSGGQQQRVAIARALVNRPPLLLADEPTGNLDSATSEEVLSLFEELNRQEGVTVVLVTHDPHVAGHARRIIHIHDGRIQKEPPVAHEFHGSS
- a CDS encoding efflux RND transporter periplasmic adaptor subunit, whose amino-acid sequence is MRRITKMGMGALFLLGLGLGGWVYLRGQETKPDAASFRTAKVEKGDIMVTISATGTVEPEEVVDVGAQVAGQIVSFGTDSAGRPVDYGSLVEEGTVLARIDDSLYAAEVAQAEAQLQSARASLQKAEADLEQLKAKLQQAERDWKRAQRLGPSEALSQASYDSYQSAYEVAAANLAVGKAAVAQARAGVAQAEATLQRARRNLSYCTIRSPVKGVIIDRRVNIGQTVVASLNAPSLFLIAKDLRRMQVWVAVNEADIGRIRPGQPVSFTVDAFPGETFRGEVGKIRLNASMTQNVVTYTVEVLTDNSSGKLLPYLSANVSFHLEEKKGVLLVPNSALKWRPQPGQYSRADSSRESRRAGSDTGGKPVQVSGPNQGILWVVGDGSKLQPLRVLVGLSDGLRTEVQGENLKEGLEVVVGQQAAPRQAAGSVTPFTPQVTPGAGRGMR
- a CDS encoding nicotinate-nucleotide adenylyltransferase, with amino-acid sequence MNEIGVIHGRFQVLHNDHLRYLLTGKKHCGHLVVGITNPDPFLTRDDPADPNRSKPQANPLTYFERYVLVKRSLTEAGISHEEFSVVPFPVNLPQLYRYYVPLDAVFFLTIYDDWGRRKLEKFQALGLRTQILWVREPSQKGLSATDVRKRMAMGKPWQHMVPPCVSELLISWGVPGRLKELGAQ
- a CDS encoding nucleotidyltransferase family protein; translated protein: MSTSVKIPIPHQAIADFCRRWGIVELSLFGSVLREDFRPDSDVDVLVCFAPNVSWGFQEWLQMAQELEQILGRKVDLVERRQVEQSKNYIRRKHILDHLETVYVA